In Candidatus Woesebacteria bacterium, one DNA window encodes the following:
- a CDS encoding Type IV pilin PilA → MRKRSGLGFTLIELLVVISIIGILATLLLANYSATRERARDAQRKSDLRNIQTALRMFYNDFNRYPSSSSGQIVGCGTSGNTVCGWGGTFSAGSTNVVYMNILPKDPQSNRSYNYVAAGGEYTLSACLENKGDDKCKKDASGNLVSCSWMSGVDGCVYEVKP, encoded by the coding sequence ATGAGAAAAAGAAGCGGTTTAGGTTTTACCCTGATCGAGCTTTTGGTAGTTATTTCTATTATTGGAATTTTGGCAACATTGCTTTTGGCAAATTACAGCGCGACTCGTGAGAGAGCAAGAGATGCGCAAAGAAAGTCTGACTTAAGAAACATCCAGACAGCTTTGAGAATGTTTTATAATGATTTTAATAGATATCCTAGTTCCAGCAGTGGGCAGATAGTTGGTTGCGGGACCAGTGGTAATACTGTCTGCGGTTGGGGTGGAACTTTTTCGGCAGGTTCAACCAATGTTGTCTATATGAATATTCTTCCTAAAGATCCGCAGAGTAATAGGAGCTACAATTATGTCGCTGCAGGTGGTGAGTATACTCTTTCTGCGTGTTTAGAAAACAAGGGTGATGATAAATGCAAAAAGGATGCTAGTGGTAATTTGGTTTCTTGCTCTTGGATGTCAGGGGTTGATGGTTGTGTTTATGAGGTCAAGCCGTGA
- a CDS encoding type II secretion system protein — MKINNKKNYKMIGFTLIELLVVIAIIGILASLALVSYTRSQKQARDTRRKSDLKQYQVALENYANQNNGIYPVKTTTFQAVSFCNSGQALYGLSCPDDPDATRHYNYLSLSDGSEYALWAQLEAYQTGQYWVVCSSGKSGESTTQPSTSSICPVP; from the coding sequence ATGAAAATTAATAACAAAAAAAATTACAAAATGATTGGTTTTACCTTAATTGAACTTTTGGTAGTTATTGCTATTATTGGTATTCTTGCTTCCTTAGCCTTGGTTTCCTATACTCGCTCGCAAAAACAGGCAAGAGACACAAGAAGGAAGTCAGATTTGAAACAGTATCAAGTTGCTTTGGAAAATTATGCTAATCAGAATAATGGTATATATCCTGTTAAAACGACTACTTTTCAAGCTGTTAGTTTTTGCAATTCTGGCCAAGCACTTTATGGGCTTTCTTGTCCAGACGATCCTGACGCTACAAGACATTATAATTATCTAAGTCTGAGCGACGGTTCTGAATATGCGCTTTGGGCTCAACTTGAGGCTTATCAAACTGGACAGTATTGGGTTGTTTGCTCAAGTGGTAAAAGCGGAGAAAGTACTACTCAGCCTTCAACTAGTAGTATTTGTCCGGTTCCATAA